A region of Flavobacterium indicum GPTSA100-9 = DSM 17447 DNA encodes the following proteins:
- the nuoK gene encoding NADH-quinone oxidoreductase subunit NuoK, whose translation MNVLQEIGIQNYIILAALLFCIGAFGILYRRNAIIMFMSIEIMLNAVNLLLVAFSSYHQDASGQVFVFFTMAVAAAEVAVGLAILVSIFRNIGNIDIDNLKNLKG comes from the coding sequence ATGAACGTATTACAAGAAATTGGTATCCAAAATTATATCATTTTAGCTGCTTTGCTATTTTGTATTGGTGCCTTCGGAATATTATATAGACGTAATGCCATCATCATGTTCATGTCTATAGAAATCATGTTAAATGCTGTTAACTTATTACTAGTTGCATTTTCTTCTTATCACCAAGATGCTTCTGGACAAGTTTTCGTGTTCTTTACGATGGCTGTTGCAGCAGCTGAAGTTGCTGTTGGTTTAGCAATTTTAGTTTCCATCTTTAGAAACATTGGTAATATTGATATTGATAATTTAAAAAATTTAAAAGGATAA
- a CDS encoding beta-ketoacyl synthase N-terminal-like domain-containing protein, whose amino-acid sequence MLKEPIYIQSCNSISALGRDKEEIWKNYLTKNHLFTKLSSSHFNRFVSKIDEDDNEFLLQIRSSDSKYKHIDRSVLMALYVSRRAFLEAKNTDLNMGINFGSSRGATELFEKYFEEFRNTQQVSTFTSPATTLGNIASWVAHDLQLHGPEISHSITCSTGLHAVLNGIAWLQAGFSQSFLVGASEASLTPFTLAQLAALKVYSNYEDDFPNKALDISKKYNSMILGEAAVALVLSKQGDNALGKIIGIGFATEILSSGTSISADALCFQKSMKMAIGELEPSSVDAIIMHAPGTIQGDLTEFHAIQKLFGKNIPLLTSNKWKVGHTFATSGLLSMELALLMLEKQHFISSPFYPQNSEKLRPAVCSEGRRFMVEMRSVF is encoded by the coding sequence ATGTTAAAAGAACCTATTTATATTCAATCGTGTAATTCTATTTCTGCTTTAGGTAGAGACAAAGAAGAAATTTGGAAAAATTATTTAACAAAAAATCATTTATTTACCAAATTAAGTTCTTCTCATTTCAATCGATTTGTTTCTAAAATTGACGAAGATGATAATGAGTTTTTGCTGCAAATACGGTCTTCGGATAGTAAATACAAGCATATTGATCGTTCCGTTTTGATGGCACTCTACGTAAGTAGACGGGCTTTTCTAGAAGCTAAGAATACGGATTTGAATATGGGGATCAATTTTGGTTCTTCACGTGGAGCAACAGAATTATTCGAAAAATATTTCGAAGAGTTTCGAAATACACAACAAGTTTCAACGTTTACTTCACCGGCAACGACTTTGGGCAACATTGCGAGTTGGGTTGCTCATGACTTACAATTACATGGTCCAGAAATATCGCATTCAATCACTTGTTCAACCGGATTACATGCGGTATTAAATGGAATTGCTTGGTTGCAAGCGGGTTTTTCTCAATCTTTTTTAGTAGGTGCAAGCGAAGCTTCATTAACACCTTTTACTTTAGCTCAATTGGCTGCTTTAAAAGTCTATTCAAATTATGAAGATGATTTTCCAAATAAGGCGTTGGATATTTCTAAAAAATATAATTCAATGATTTTGGGAGAAGCTGCTGTAGCTCTAGTTTTATCTAAGCAAGGCGATAATGCTTTAGGTAAAATTATTGGAATAGGTTTTGCAACCGAAATTTTAAGTAGTGGAACCTCTATTTCAGCAGATGCATTATGTTTTCAAAAATCTATGAAAATGGCAATTGGAGAACTTGAACCATCTTCTGTGGATGCTATAATTATGCATGCTCCGGGTACTATACAAGGTGATCTTACAGAGTTTCATGCTATTCAAAAATTATTTGGCAAGAACATACCATTATTAACCTCTAACAAATGGAAAGTGGGGCATACTTTTGCAACTTCTGGACTTTTAAGTATGGAATTAGCTTTGTTAATGTTAGAAAAACAACATTTTATTTCTTCACCTTTTTATCCTCAAAATTCTGAAAAACTTCGGCCCGCAGTGTGCTCGGAAGGCCGTAGGTTTATGGTGGAAATGCGGTCAGTATTTTAA
- a CDS encoding NADH-quinone oxidoreductase subunit J family protein encodes MLEIIFYILSAITLGTAFLTVFSKNPIHSAIYLVVCFFSLAGHYVLFNAQFLAIVHVIVYAGAIMVLLLFTLMLMNLNKEDEVSKPKWVSFAALISACILGVVLIAALKSAQPEVMDYANTGEDFQSIKVLGKVLLNEYQVPFEFASVLLLVSMIGAVLISKKEEKI; translated from the coding sequence ATGTTAGAGATTATATTTTACATTTTATCAGCCATTACATTAGGAACAGCTTTCCTAACTGTTTTTAGTAAAAACCCAATTCACAGTGCTATATACCTAGTAGTGTGTTTCTTTTCATTAGCCGGACATTACGTGTTATTCAATGCGCAATTTTTAGCTATTGTACACGTAATTGTATATGCTGGTGCCATCATGGTATTATTATTATTTACTTTGATGTTAATGAACTTAAACAAAGAAGACGAAGTTTCAAAACCTAAATGGGTTTCTTTTGCCGCTTTAATCTCTGCATGTATTTTAGGTGTTGTATTAATTGCAGCATTAAAATCAGCGCAACCTGAGGTTATGGATTATGCCAATACAGGTGAAGATTTTCAATCGATAAAAGTTTTAGGTAAGGTATTATTAAATGAATACCAAGTGCCCTTTGAATTTGCTTCAGTTTTGTTATTAGTTTCCATGATTGGTGCAGTATTAATTTCTAAAAAAGAAGAAAAAATATAA
- the nuoH gene encoding NADH-quinone oxidoreductase subunit NuoH, protein MEAAFIIEKSVIIITVFALTMLMAMYSTWAERKVAAWLQDRIGPNRAGWAGLLQPLADGAKLFTKEEFFPNTPNRFLFILGPGIAMSTALITSAVIPWGDTIEVFGQRVLLQATDIDVSVLYIFGVLSIGVYGIMIGAWASNNKYSLMSAVRASSQMISYEVAMGLSMIAILMMTGSLSLKEITVYQAENGWNILYQPVAFIIFLICSFAETNRTPFDLAECESELIGGYHTEYSSMKMGFYLFAEYANMFISSTILAIVFLGGYHFPGMAWVTENWGMNTAALLGFLSLFMKLCFFIFFYMWVRWTIPRFRYDQLMHLGWKILIPLAVVNIIVTGVVMVLFK, encoded by the coding sequence ATGGAAGCAGCATTTATCATAGAAAAAAGTGTAATTATTATTACCGTATTTGCCTTAACTATGTTAATGGCAATGTATTCAACATGGGCTGAACGTAAAGTAGCTGCTTGGCTACAAGACCGTATTGGACCAAACCGTGCAGGTTGGGCAGGTTTACTTCAACCTTTAGCCGATGGTGCCAAATTATTTACAAAAGAAGAATTTTTCCCAAATACGCCTAACCGTTTCCTATTTATATTAGGACCTGGAATTGCTATGAGTACAGCGTTAATTACAAGCGCTGTCATTCCGTGGGGAGATACAATTGAGGTATTTGGTCAGCGAGTATTATTACAAGCAACTGATATTGATGTATCCGTTTTATACATTTTTGGAGTATTATCTATTGGAGTATATGGTATCATGATTGGAGCTTGGGCATCAAACAACAAATATTCTTTGATGTCAGCAGTTCGTGCTTCTTCTCAGATGATTTCGTATGAAGTTGCTATGGGATTATCCATGATTGCTATCTTAATGATGACTGGTTCTTTATCATTAAAAGAAATAACCGTTTATCAAGCGGAAAATGGCTGGAATATTTTATACCAACCCGTTGCATTCATCATATTCTTAATTTGTTCCTTTGCTGAAACCAATAGAACACCTTTCGATTTAGCAGAATGTGAATCGGAATTAATTGGTGGATACCATACAGAATATTCATCTATGAAAATGGGATTCTATTTATTTGCTGAATATGCAAATATGTTTATTTCTTCGACAATCTTAGCAATTGTTTTCTTAGGAGGATACCACTTCCCGGGAATGGCTTGGGTTACAGAAAACTGGGGAATGAACACAGCAGCATTACTTGGGTTTTTATCTTTATTTATGAAATTGTGCTTCTTCATCTTCTTTTACATGTGGGTAAGATGGACAATACCAAGATTTAGATACGATCAATTAATGCATTTAGGTTGGAAAATATTAATTCCATTAGCTGTAGTTAACATCATTGTAACTGGAGTTGTAATGGTATTATTTAAATAA
- a CDS encoding NuoI/complex I 23 kDa subunit family protein: MSVEQISLSGRKKVVSNKEMTWLEKIYLWTIIKGLFTTLKHLFRRKVTIKFPEQVREFSPVYRGQHMLMRDEEGRERCTACGLCALSCPAEAITMKAAERKPEEKHLYREEKYAEIYEINMLRCIFCGLCEEACPKQAIYLTKSRKFANADYDREDFIFGKDKLVMPLEMAKMNTQSNTLN, translated from the coding sequence ATGTCAGTAGAACAAATATCATTATCAGGAAGAAAAAAAGTGGTTTCTAACAAAGAAATGACTTGGTTAGAGAAAATTTATCTTTGGACTATCATCAAAGGTTTATTTACTACTCTAAAACACTTATTCAGAAGAAAAGTAACCATTAAATTCCCAGAACAAGTAAGAGAATTTAGTCCGGTATATAGAGGTCAACACATGCTAATGCGCGATGAAGAAGGAAGAGAAAGATGTACAGCTTGTGGTTTGTGTGCTTTATCTTGTCCTGCCGAAGCAATTACAATGAAAGCAGCAGAGCGCAAACCAGAAGAAAAGCATTTATACCGTGAAGAAAAATATGCTGAAATCTATGAAATCAACATGTTGCGTTGTATTTTCTGTGGTTTGTGTGAAGAAGCTTGTCCTAAACAAGCCATTTACTTAACTAAATCTAGAAAATTCGCTAACGCTGATTATGATAGAGAAGATTTCATTTTTGGAAAAGATAAGTTAGTAATGCCTTTAGAAATGGCTAAAATGAATACACAATCTAATACTTTGAATTAA
- a CDS encoding NADH-quinone oxidoreductase subunit N, whose translation MSTLIAIVGIGILCLLFEIFNLRKIIIPVTIVALLALFGLNLTDNLPVITGYESMIFVDDFGKVFSSLFILLTGMLILLSAPSYAKSSKVSDFISIKVFILSGAVAMVTFNNISMFFLGIEVLSIGLYVLAGSDRLNVKSNEAGMKYFLMGSFASGILLFGIAMLYGATGAFDVPTLKEASMSATTEYWFYIGVIMITIGMLFKVAATPMHFWAPDVYEGSPTQITALMSTLAKVTAMAAFFKLVGILNTYMYDEYKQVIVVVTIATMFFGNVMALRQRKLKRILAYSGISHTGFMLMTLLNVENSQNNLLFYTVSYAIAGLAAFSVVLFVTKKEDNCKIENFNGLGKRSPIMAFIMTVATLSMAGIPILAGFFGKFFILSQIITDGYIGLAIFAIINSMIAIYYYFKVIIAMYLKEESEDNVLANHSEYYIVGIVATVLLLIIGIFPDSVLNLL comes from the coding sequence ATGAGTACATTAATTGCTATAGTAGGAATCGGAATACTTTGTTTACTATTTGAGATTTTTAATCTTAGAAAAATAATTATTCCAGTAACCATAGTGGCGCTTTTAGCTTTATTTGGTTTAAATCTTACTGATAATTTACCTGTAATTACAGGTTATGAATCTATGATTTTTGTAGATGATTTTGGAAAAGTATTTTCAAGTTTATTCATCTTATTAACTGGAATGTTAATATTATTAAGTGCACCGAGTTATGCAAAAAGTTCTAAAGTATCTGACTTTATTTCGATAAAGGTATTTATATTATCAGGAGCAGTTGCAATGGTAACTTTTAATAATATTTCAATGTTCTTTTTAGGAATTGAAGTTTTATCAATCGGATTATATGTATTAGCAGGTAGTGACCGATTAAACGTAAAAAGTAACGAAGCTGGAATGAAATATTTCTTGATGGGTTCTTTTGCATCTGGAATTTTATTATTTGGTATAGCTATGTTATATGGAGCAACTGGTGCTTTTGATGTACCTACTTTAAAAGAAGCTTCTATGTCAGCTACTACTGAATATTGGTTCTATATTGGAGTTATCATGATTACTATTGGAATGTTATTTAAAGTAGCAGCTACTCCAATGCACTTTTGGGCTCCAGATGTATACGAAGGTTCTCCAACGCAGATTACGGCTTTAATGAGTACTTTAGCAAAAGTTACAGCTATGGCTGCTTTCTTTAAGTTAGTTGGTATTTTAAATACGTATATGTATGATGAATACAAACAAGTTATTGTAGTAGTAACTATTGCAACTATGTTTTTTGGTAACGTTATGGCGTTACGTCAAAGAAAATTAAAACGTATATTAGCTTATTCTGGTATTTCTCATACTGGATTTATGTTGATGACTTTATTAAATGTTGAAAATTCTCAAAACAACTTATTGTTTTACACTGTTTCATATGCCATTGCTGGATTAGCTGCTTTTTCTGTTGTTTTATTTGTTACCAAAAAAGAAGATAATTGTAAGATTGAAAACTTTAATGGATTAGGAAAAAGATCACCAATTATGGCTTTCATCATGACTGTAGCAACATTGTCTATGGCTGGTATTCCAATATTAGCTGGATTCTTTGGTAAATTCTTCATATTAAGTCAAATCATCACTGATGGTTATATAGGATTAGCCATATTCGCTATAATTAATTCAATGATTGCCATTTATTACTATTTTAAAGTAATTATTGCCATGTACTTGAAAGAGGAATCCGAAGATAATGTATTAGCAAACCATTCTGAATATTATATCGTAGGAATTGTAGCTACAGTACTTTTATTGATTATTGGTATATTCCCAGATTCTGTTTTAAATTTACTATAA
- a CDS encoding complex I subunit 4 family protein, which yields MNIGIILTVLLVGAIVTYFSGNKLASKLALLTSIAAFGLSVMALNGYLAGENWNVDLPWLTKPAINFALHVDGLSMAMLLLTTGLLPLIIASGFVTKFEDEKAIYSLILVMGAAMAGTFLAADGFVYYIFWEIALIPIYFIALRWGNGDKEERRKTILKFFIYTFAGSLFMLLAFIYLYTKGGSFAIDKLYTLKLTSTEQTYIFLAFFLAYAIKIPIVPFHSWQANTYSKAPSIGTMLLSGIMLKMGLYSVIRWQLPLSDEAAKAHIPIIVTLSIIGVIYGAILTLKQKNIKKVLAYSSLSHVGLIAAGLYSLTYEGFQGAVLQMLSHGIVIVGLFYIVEIIYSRYQTYNINEMGGIRIQATRFASLFLIVLLASVALPTTFNFIGEFNLLYSLFKVNIWYAIIAGTTIILGAFYMLRMFQKSMLGESTKPFQDLSISESIVLIVIVGVTIFFGLFPQPIIDLIEPSLQSILNQIN from the coding sequence ATGAATATAGGGATTATATTAACGGTTTTATTAGTAGGTGCAATTGTAACTTACTTTTCAGGAAACAAGTTAGCCTCTAAATTAGCTCTACTAACAAGTATTGCTGCTTTTGGATTATCTGTAATGGCTCTAAATGGATATTTAGCAGGTGAAAATTGGAATGTAGATTTACCATGGTTAACAAAACCAGCAATCAATTTTGCTTTACATGTTGATGGTTTATCAATGGCTATGTTATTATTAACTACAGGATTGTTGCCTTTAATTATTGCATCAGGATTTGTGACAAAATTTGAGGACGAAAAGGCTATTTACAGTCTAATATTAGTGATGGGAGCTGCAATGGCAGGTACATTTTTAGCTGCAGATGGTTTTGTATATTATATATTTTGGGAAATTGCTTTAATTCCAATTTATTTCATTGCATTAAGATGGGGTAATGGCGATAAAGAAGAACGAAGAAAAACAATTTTGAAATTCTTCATCTATACTTTTGCAGGTTCTTTATTCATGTTATTGGCTTTCATTTATTTATACACGAAAGGTGGAAGTTTTGCAATAGATAAATTATATACCTTAAAATTAACTAGCACTGAACAAACTTATATTTTCTTGGCATTCTTTTTAGCTTATGCTATTAAAATTCCAATTGTTCCTTTCCATTCATGGCAGGCAAACACCTATAGCAAAGCGCCATCTATTGGTACTATGTTATTATCAGGAATTATGTTAAAAATGGGATTATACAGTGTAATAAGATGGCAATTACCATTATCTGATGAGGCTGCTAAAGCACATATTCCTATTATTGTTACTTTGTCTATCATAGGAGTGATTTATGGAGCTATTTTAACTTTAAAACAAAAGAATATCAAAAAAGTGTTGGCGTATTCTTCCCTATCACACGTGGGTTTGATTGCCGCTGGTTTGTATTCTTTAACCTATGAAGGATTTCAAGGTGCTGTTTTACAAATGTTATCTCACGGAATAGTTATCGTTGGATTATTCTACATTGTAGAAATTATCTATTCTAGGTATCAAACATACAATATCAATGAAATGGGCGGAATTAGAATTCAAGCAACGCGTTTTGCTTCATTATTCTTAATTGTATTATTAGCCTCTGTAGCCTTACCTACAACATTTAATTTCATCGGTGAATTCAATTTATTATACAGCCTATTCAAAGTAAATATTTGGTATGCTATAATAGCAGGAACTACCATTATTTTAGGAGCATTTTATATGTTACGTATGTTCCAAAAAAGTATGTTAGGTGAAAGCACAAAACCTTTTCAGGATCTATCAATTTCTGAAAGTATTGTATTAATCGTAATTGTAGGAGTAACAATCTTCTTTGGTTTGTTTCCTCAACCAATTATCGATTTAATTGAACCAAGTTTACAATCAATTTTAAATCAAATTAACTAA
- the nuoF gene encoding NADH-quinone oxidoreductase subunit NuoF, producing MGRKILLEKINIPGIKTYEVYRQNGGYASVEKAFKMTPDEITEEVKTSGLRGRGGAGFPVGMKWSFIDKKSGKPRHLVCNADESEPGTFKDRYLMEYIPHLLIEGMITSSYALGANLSYIYIRGEYMWVFKTLERAIKEAYAAGWLGKNIQGSGYDLDLHVHCGAGAYICGEETALIESLEGKRGNPRIKPPFPAVSGLWQNPTVVNNVESIAAVPWIVMNTGAEYAKIGIERSTGTKLISASGHIKNPGVYEIELGVSVEEFINSDEYCGGMIDDRPLKALVPGGSSVPILPAHLIYKTAAGNDRLMTYESLSDGGFATGSMLGSGGFIVYNDTTCIVRNTWNFSRFYHHESCGQCTPCREGTGWLEKVLHRIENGHGREEDIELLLSIQSKIEGNTICPLGDAASWPVAAAIRHFREEFEYHIRFPEKIKNRDHFVNEPFEKVRHLVSNQTV from the coding sequence ATGGGAAGAAAAATATTATTAGAAAAAATTAATATTCCGGGTATCAAAACCTATGAAGTTTACCGCCAAAATGGAGGTTATGCTTCAGTGGAAAAAGCATTTAAAATGACACCAGACGAAATCACAGAAGAAGTAAAAACTTCTGGATTAAGAGGTCGTGGTGGTGCCGGATTCCCAGTTGGAATGAAATGGAGTTTTATCGATAAAAAATCGGGAAAACCACGTCATTTAGTTTGCAATGCCGACGAATCTGAACCGGGAACTTTTAAAGACCGTTATTTAATGGAATACATACCTCACTTATTAATAGAAGGTATGATTACATCAAGTTATGCTTTAGGCGCTAACTTATCATATATCTATATTAGAGGTGAATATATGTGGGTGTTTAAAACATTAGAAAGAGCTATTAAAGAAGCGTATGCAGCAGGATGGTTAGGAAAAAACATTCAAGGTTCTGGATATGATTTAGACTTACACGTGCATTGTGGTGCAGGTGCTTACATTTGTGGTGAAGAAACTGCTTTAATCGAATCTTTAGAAGGAAAAAGAGGAAATCCTAGAATTAAACCTCCCTTCCCAGCAGTTAGTGGTTTATGGCAAAATCCAACTGTAGTGAACAATGTTGAATCAATTGCAGCTGTGCCATGGATTGTAATGAATACTGGTGCTGAATATGCTAAAATTGGTATTGAACGTTCAACGGGAACTAAATTAATTTCTGCTTCTGGTCATATTAAAAATCCTGGGGTATATGAAATTGAATTGGGCGTTTCTGTTGAAGAATTTATTAATTCTGACGAATATTGCGGTGGTATGATTGACGACCGACCTTTAAAGGCTTTAGTACCTGGAGGTTCGTCTGTGCCTATTTTACCTGCACATTTAATTTATAAAACAGCTGCTGGAAATGATCGTTTAATGACGTACGAATCATTATCTGATGGTGGGTTTGCTACAGGATCTATGTTAGGTTCTGGCGGATTTATTGTCTATAATGACACTACTTGTATAGTTAGAAACACTTGGAATTTTTCAAGATTCTATCACCACGAAAGTTGTGGACAATGTACGCCATGTCGTGAAGGAACGGGTTGGTTAGAAAAAGTATTACATCGCATTGAGAACGGACACGGACGTGAAGAAGATATTGAGTTATTATTAAGTATTCAAAGTAAAATTGAAGGAAACACCATTTGTCCATTAGGAGATGCTGCTTCTTGGCCTGTTGCTGCGGCAATTCGTCACTTCAGAGAAGAATTTGAATATCACATCCGATTCCCAGAAAAAATAAAAAATAGAGATCACTTTGTGAATGAACCTTTTGAAAAGGTTCGCCACTTAGTAAGTAATCAAACAGTTTAA
- a CDS encoding 2Fe-2S iron-sulfur cluster-binding protein codes for MKVTIDGQSVEVEPGTTILQAARMIGGDLVPPAMCYYSKLKGTGGKCRCCLVEVSKGSEADPRPMPKLVASCVTGCMDGMEVNSKNSDRVTEARKAVTEFLLINHPLDCPVCDQAGECHLQDLSFEHGKAKTRFIEEKRTFEPENIGDKIQLHMNRCILCQRCVQVAEQLTDNRVHGVLNRGDHAQISTCVSAAIDNEFSGNMIDVCPVGALTDKTFRFKSRVWFNKPFNAHRECTTPGCCGEVTVWMFGNEIQRVTGRKDQYGEVENFICNTCRYDKKEVSDWVIEGPKKFEKDSVINQNNYTRKLDKVVINTEAQILFGREEDRKKISMTEVPFKKEEN; via the coding sequence ATGAAAGTAACCATAGACGGACAAAGCGTAGAAGTAGAACCAGGAACAACTATCCTGCAAGCTGCTCGTATGATTGGTGGTGATTTAGTTCCACCAGCCATGTGTTATTATTCGAAATTAAAAGGTACTGGAGGTAAATGTCGTTGTTGCTTAGTTGAAGTAAGCAAGGGAAGTGAGGCAGATCCAAGACCCATGCCTAAACTTGTAGCTTCTTGTGTTACGGGATGTATGGATGGAATGGAAGTGAATAGTAAAAATTCTGACCGTGTAACAGAAGCAAGAAAAGCGGTTACGGAATTTTTATTAATCAACCACCCACTAGATTGTCCGGTATGTGACCAAGCAGGAGAATGTCACTTACAAGATTTAAGCTTTGAACACGGAAAAGCAAAAACACGATTCATCGAAGAAAAAAGAACTTTTGAGCCTGAGAATATTGGTGATAAAATTCAGTTACACATGAACCGTTGTATTTTATGCCAACGTTGTGTACAAGTTGCTGAACAATTGACTGATAATAGAGTTCATGGTGTTTTAAACCGTGGAGACCATGCACAAATTTCAACTTGTGTTTCAGCTGCAATTGATAATGAATTCTCTGGAAACATGATTGATGTTTGTCCAGTAGGTGCATTAACAGATAAAACATTCCGATTTAAATCGAGAGTTTGGTTCAACAAACCTTTTAATGCTCATAGAGAATGTACCACTCCAGGTTGTTGTGGTGAAGTAACCGTTTGGATGTTTGGAAACGAAATTCAACGTGTAACAGGAAGAAAAGACCAATACGGAGAAGTAGAAAACTTTATTTGTAATACTTGTCGTTACGATAAAAAAGAAGTTTCTGACTGGGTTATTGAAGGACCTAAAAAATTCGAAAAAGATTCTGTTATCAATCAAAATAATTATACAAGAAAATTAGATAAAGTAGTGATTAATACAGAAGCTCAAATCTTATTTGGTCGCGAAGAAGATCGCAAGAAGATTAGTATGACTGAGGTTCCATTTAAAAAAGAAGAAAACTAA
- the nuoL gene encoding NADH-quinone oxidoreductase subunit L — MDTTILLLLFAPLVGFLINTFFGKTLGKTGSGIVGTLAVVLSFLCTLCLFSQINAGDTLPKFHLADWFTLGKINVNFDFLFDQLSVLWLLFVTGIGSLIHLYSISYMHDDENMHKFFSYLNLFVFFMIVLVAGSNLLIMFIGWEGVGLCSYLLIGFWYKNQDYNDAAKKAFIMNRIGDLGFLIGIFVLGFYLNTLDFMEIKAALGKNIITPALLSVAALCLFIGATGKSAQLPLYTWLPDAMAGPTPVSALIHAATMVTAGIFMITRLNFLFELTPDVKSVIAIVGVITALVAAAIGLVQNDIKKVLAYSTVSQLGLMFLALGLGAYEVAVFHVITHAFFKACLFLGSGSVIHALHGEQDMRNMGGLRKAMPITFATMLVSTLAIAGIFPFAGFWSKDEILMAAFHHNTILWVLGSIASIMTAFYMFRLLYLTFFGEFRGTEDQKHHLHESPALITIPLVILGALATIGGAINLPGSNWLSHYLAPLFKAHEAHHLDGTAYMLMGIATVGALIGIAIAYNMYISKKQVPEADENVQGLHKVLANKFYLDEIYMAIIVQPIYAASSFFKKYTEKFVSKLVFGFGDITYALSLQGKRIQNGNIGIYLFAFILGICGFLFYLFVNRQ; from the coding sequence ATGGATACAACTATTTTACTTTTATTATTTGCCCCGTTAGTTGGTTTTTTAATCAACACTTTTTTCGGTAAAACATTAGGTAAAACTGGCTCAGGTATTGTTGGTACATTGGCTGTTGTTTTATCTTTTTTATGTACACTTTGCTTATTTTCTCAAATTAATGCAGGTGATACGCTTCCTAAATTTCATTTAGCTGATTGGTTTACCTTAGGTAAAATCAACGTGAATTTTGATTTCTTATTTGATCAATTATCTGTTTTATGGTTATTATTTGTAACAGGTATTGGATCATTAATCCATTTATATTCTATTAGCTATATGCACGACGATGAAAACATGCATAAATTCTTTTCATATTTGAACTTATTCGTTTTCTTCATGATTGTGTTAGTAGCTGGAAGTAACTTATTAATCATGTTTATTGGTTGGGAAGGTGTTGGACTATGTTCTTATTTATTAATCGGATTCTGGTACAAAAACCAAGATTATAATGATGCTGCTAAAAAAGCATTCATTATGAACCGCATTGGTGATTTAGGTTTCTTAATCGGAATTTTTGTTTTAGGTTTTTACTTAAACACTTTAGATTTCATGGAAATAAAGGCAGCTTTAGGTAAAAACATAATTACTCCTGCTCTACTATCAGTTGCCGCTTTATGTTTATTTATTGGTGCCACAGGTAAATCTGCTCAATTACCATTATATACTTGGTTACCTGATGCGATGGCTGGACCTACACCAGTTTCGGCTTTAATTCACGCAGCTACTATGGTTACAGCCGGTATTTTCATGATTACGCGTTTGAATTTCTTATTTGAATTAACCCCTGACGTAAAATCGGTAATTGCCATTGTTGGAGTCATAACTGCTTTAGTTGCTGCTGCTATTGGTTTAGTTCAAAACGATATTAAAAAAGTATTAGCTTATTCTACTGTATCACAGTTAGGATTAATGTTTTTAGCCTTAGGATTAGGTGCTTATGAAGTTGCTGTTTTCCACGTAATTACACACGCTTTCTTTAAAGCTTGTTTATTCTTAGGTTCGGGATCTGTTATTCACGCATTACATGGCGAACAAGATATGAGAAACATGGGTGGATTACGTAAGGCGATGCCAATAACTTTTGCTACTATGTTAGTATCAACATTAGCAATTGCCGGTATATTCCCATTTGCTGGTTTCTGGTCTAAAGATGAAATCTTAATGGCGGCATTCCATCACAATACTATTTTATGGGTATTAGGCTCTATAGCATCAATTATGACGGCTTTCTACATGTTCCGATTATTATATTTAACATTCTTTGGTGAATTTAGAGGAACAGAAGATCAAAAACATCATTTACATGAAAGTCCAGCTTTAATTACTATTCCTTTAGTAATATTAGGAGCATTAGCTACTATAGGTGGTGCTATAAACTTACCAGGAAGCAATTGGTTAAGTCATTACTTAGCTCCATTATTTAAAGCACATGAAGCACATCATTTAGATGGAACTGCTTATATGTTGATGGGTATTGCAACTGTTGGTGCTTTAATTGGTATTGCTATTGCTTACAATATGTATATTTCTAAAAAACAAGTTCCTGAAGCAGATGAAAATGTACAGGGTTTACACAAAGTATTGGCTAATAAATTTTATCTAGATGAAATTTATATGGCTATAATTGTGCAACCTATTTATGCAGCATCAAGCTTCTTTAAAAAATATACAGAAAAATTCGTTTCAAAATTAGTATTCGGATTTGGAGATATAACATATGCTTTATCTTTACAAGGTAAAAGAATACAAAACGGAAACATCGGTATTTATCTATTTGCTTTTATATTAGGTATCTGCGGATTTTTATTTTATTTATTTGTAAATCGTCAATAA